Genomic DNA from Corylus avellana chromosome ca4, CavTom2PMs-1.0:
ACGAGTGATGGACGAGATGGGCTGTTTTGGGCCGATGGGCAATTGAGGAGCTGGGGAGCACGGTGGGCCGGCGCATGGTTGAGCGAAACTAGTTGAGGAGACTAaatctagatttgaaaaactaaaTCTAAAGCTCAACCGATTTTGGGAGGTGAAGAGTGGCGTAGCACAATGGAAGGTGGACAGAGGCGGCGCAGCATAAGCAAAGGGATGGCCGAAGCAACTGAAGTAGtcgaaaaaaccaaaaaaaaaattaaactgaaaaaaataaaaaagaagaagaagaaaacaagaagaggAGGGGGATGAAAGAAAGAGGGGAGTATGGCCCATGGGGGAGGGGAAAGGAGGAGGGAGCTCCTTCCCACAAGTATTTTCTCTCTCACCGAGAAGAAAATTAATTCCTAATAAACCACAAAAATGACAGTTAAGTACTCCACCCATGGTTATTGGTTGTACCTAtgaacattattattattattttctttttggtgtgaGCTagtagggggtggccggccaccatatggggtggccggccacccccattttgggtagggggtggcttgagccaccctcaatggccggccagggggtggccgaaccacccccatggcctattaaatttgagatcgataactattaaattttaatttaattgtgattttaaaaattacatcaaataAGAGTCCTACctataatattactcattcatattatattttccaaaagTCAGCACGCATGATCTCCAACTCCAATTTCTTCTGTGCATGGGCTTTCTCATTTACATCTTTCTTAGCACGCATGATTTCCAATTTCTTTTGTGCTTTGGCTTTCATTAGTGTATATGGTTCAATATCCACAATAAGAGTATGAACTATCTCAAACCCATATGCTAACATGGCATGTgtatataaaattcaaagatattaaaaaaggaaaaaagaaaaaaatgattcaatACGTCCAAATAACTTGCTAGTTCCAAAGCAATTTAGCAAATAGAGAAACACCTTGTCTAGTCCCACTACCATAGCTTCCACTATTTCATACTTTTGCTCAAAAAGAGAATGCAGCTCCAACGTTGGAACAAATGCCCTAATAACTAAACATACATAGATATAAGCAAGCATGTTAGTTTTTCATAAGTGTGACATGAATTATCTCCAGCCTAAATTATGATCTTGATGAATATGTATGAGTTGTATCAAAGTATCATCGAGACCCTTTTTGGGGAGACACTGCACGTATATGACGCCAAAATTATATTATacacaatttattaaaaaaataaaaataaaaataggaagAGAGTAAAAAACCGGGAAAAACTaaataattgataaaaataagaCATATATATGCCCCTTGTTTATACaccaaaatacattttatttaaaaagtttatattttattttaaaaatatttgtaattgggcgtaatattttcataaaatcttGATTAAGTAGTTATAGTTACGTTAAGTTACTACGTACGGGTGTTACTCGATCACTTCTATAAACAAAAGAGGAATATTGCTAGCTAGCTACgcttaaaaacaaattttacagaaataaatttaattttactatcTGATTGGAAATTAGATACATATAACTTTTAagaaatccaatcatattatgccatatatataatcatgttgtaaatttgtttgttaaataaaatacctaagtattaattaatacctataaaatttaaaatacataaTCTTTTAAGGTATAAATTAAGAATAAAGCTaacttaattttataaaccaatAAACCAAGTCTGGAACATCAAACAGCCAATTCTCTCTATACATCTTTCATCTCACACCTCGCTAAAATTTGTCTTGTTCGtaaatttttctgtttcatCCTTACACACGCATATCAAacaagttttgttttcttcttttttgttccaATTTGTACGAGACTTCCCCATTCCCGTCGACTGagtggaagagagagaaatacaaGCCCAAATAGCTAGTAGCAGGTTTTGTCTGGATTTCTCTCAGCtgatttctatctttttccgTTTTATTGAAGGAGATAGAGTGAGATTATTGGCTGCACTTTGCCATGATCGTCTTCTTTTGTTAAAGCCTGTGTTTTTGGTTCCCACAAGCTGCACATCTTGTGAAAGAGctgctttaatttctttttttgtaacaCTGGAGCATTTCAGATTTTGAAAGAGTAATATCTTTTATAAACATTTCTCATCACTGTTCtgttctgttttgttttgtttttttgtcttaattGTCTTGTTGTAAGATTTTTCATCCCTTCCTTTGAACACGCCAATCACCTGACTTCCAATATATAAGCCACTCTTATTTTTTCCTGttaaaattttgacaattcCTACTAAAAGTGATTAGTTgcattaatattttattttaagttccAGATTATTGATGAACACAATTTCactattaattataaaatgcaaACATTTGtgcaaaataattataataatacttaatttaataaaaatttaaaatttaaaatttaaaattaaaaaatgctttgCCGATTAGACCTAATATTTTCAAGTTTGCTTCTCAGTTGGATCCAGATTTGCTCTGCTGAGTGCTGCCCCCTCAACCAGGGGGCTGATGAATCCCTACAATACCTCTTTTTGAGTTGTCCATTTGCTAGGATTATGTGACATTATTTGGTCCTTGGGTATTAATTGCAGGTAATGAAAGATTTGAGAAATTTTAGGCAATAAGGATACTTGGAGGAATTTTGggcattttaaaataaatttctcatattatttcattaatttgctgctatttttactattattattttttttttttagggagagggaggattcgaactagtgacctccgcttcatgagacgtggtttacaattgagctatcccttgggGACAAATTGCtgctatttttaaataaacacttacaataagataagataaataatatccaactaaagataaacataagaataaaactaattttaaacCTAATTGATAACTAttaatcttttctttattaaataaaatcgttctttaacacaaattttaatctaacataatttctaatttctattaATCGTAGTAAacctaatagtaattttaaccctaattgataattattagtctatattaaataaaataattcttttctttaacataaattctaatatattattaatcaaattgttttttattctgattttaAAACTCATAAGAGTCCTACCTATAATACTACTCATTCATATCTCGAAATATTGTCCAAAATTTAGCACGCTTAATCTCCAACTCCAATTTCTTTTGTGCTTGGGCTTTCTCATTTGCATCTTTCTCTGCACGCATGATCTCCAATTTCTTTTGCGCTTTGACTCTCATCAGTGTATCTCGTTCAATATCCACAATAAGAGTCTGAACTGTCTCAAACCCATATGCTAACATGGACTGTgcatataaaattcaaagatattaaaaaaagaaaaaaggaaaactgaTTTAGTACGTCCAAATAACTTGCTAGCTCCAAACCAATTCAGCAAATTGAGTAATACCTTGTCTAGTGCCACTACTACAGCTTCCGCTATTTCATACTTTTGTTCAAAAAGAGAATGCAGCTCCATCGTTGGAACAAATGCCCTAATAACTAAACATACATAGATATAAGCAAGTCTGTTAATATCTTCTAAGTGTGACATAAACTATCTCTCGCGTAAATTATGattatgatgaatatatatgagTTGTATCAAAGTACCATGGAGACCCTTTTTGGAGGGATAcgtacaagagaaaaaaaaaaaaaaaaaaaaaagggacataCCATCAAAAACATAGGATTCGATTAGTCTTTCGGTGTCGCTGAGTTGGTAGAAAGCATTTGTAGCCTTTTTTGCTATAACCCGGTATTGAATAGATGCAACAACAGTAACAAAGACATTATCCTAACAAGACAACATAGATCACACAACTTGTAGATTAATCACAatttcaatcatatatatataaaattggaaaaaaaaaagaaaaaaaagaaaaaaaaacgaaataaaaaGTATACGTAATAGACCTTTGTCATCGTTTCACATCGAACATCAAGCTGTTGTACACGCAAAGTGAGGTGGCCAGCTATTCGCTTGCCACAAATCCAAGGCATATAGTGACAACCAGGCTCAAGCACAGCGTCAAACTTTCCAAAACTTTCTCTGATAGCCAGAGTTGATTGGTCCACTTTAACACAACAGAAAATTTGCCCCATTTTTTGCTCTACTCACAAAATATAGAAAACATATAGTTAGGAAAatcaattataatatataaaagcaaTCTTGAACATGCACCATTAGTAAAAGATTTAACAAGATATccaaactctaaaaaaaaaaaaaaaaaaaaaaagaaaaaaaacaaagagaagcaATCGAAGGAACACAATAATCACCGCAAGTACCACTTCGAAACTTTTCGATCTCTCTCTAAATTTGATTGAAGAAAATGATTTAAATAGACTTCCAACCAGATATATTAATCCTAATGTAAAACAAACTCAAGACTCCTAATTAACCACAATTGAACTCAAATTAAGGACTCTTACGACAATTCACACACTACTTCTATTACAATTGAAAGACTCCAAACTACTCAAGAGGTAGATAGA
This window encodes:
- the LOC132178391 gene encoding hypersensitive-induced response protein-like protein 1 — protein: MGQIFCCVKVDQSTLAIRESFGKFDAVLEPGCHYMPWICGKRIAGHLTLRVQQLDVRCETMTKDNVFVTVVASIQYRVIAKKATNAFYQLSDTERLIESYVFDVIRAFVPTMELHSLFEQKYEIAEAVVVALDKSMLAYGFETVQTLIVDIERDTLMRVKAQKKLEIMRAEKDANEKAQAQKKLELEIKRAKGKNKSGLYIGSQVIGVFKGRDEKSYNKTIKTKKQNKTEQNSDEKCL